A single region of the Oceanispirochaeta sp. M1 genome encodes:
- a CDS encoding tRNA 2-thiocytidine biosynthesis TtcA family protein — MAKNSKGLLSKRLSRAVMEYNLIQKDDRVLVALSGGKDSLVLTWLLHRMSRSFPVPFSVHALHVRSEVHPRELAPALETLMKNWEVPHTILDSELKSFLRPGQELNCFICARKRRESLLKYAQENNFQSIALGHHMDDILQTLIMNMSWKGELAAMPPRLEYKKDLSIIRPLSLVQEHYIRDFAREMEWTIPAKNCPYEGKSRRKEAAAVIEKMCEGKDSLKYNMFNSLRNIKEDLLPPAF, encoded by the coding sequence ATGGCAAAAAATTCAAAGGGTCTGCTTTCCAAACGTTTAAGTAGAGCCGTCATGGAATATAATCTCATTCAGAAGGATGACAGGGTTCTTGTGGCATTATCAGGAGGGAAAGACTCCCTGGTACTGACCTGGCTGCTTCACAGAATGTCCCGATCCTTTCCTGTGCCATTCTCAGTACATGCCCTGCATGTCAGGTCGGAGGTTCATCCCCGGGAACTGGCCCCTGCACTTGAAACACTGATGAAAAACTGGGAAGTACCCCATACAATTCTGGACAGTGAACTCAAGAGTTTTCTCAGGCCGGGCCAGGAACTGAACTGCTTTATCTGTGCAAGAAAACGGAGAGAATCTTTACTGAAATATGCTCAGGAAAATAATTTTCAGAGTATTGCCCTGGGGCATCATATGGATGACATCCTGCAGACTCTCATTATGAATATGAGCTGGAAAGGCGAACTGGCTGCCATGCCTCCCCGCCTGGAATATAAAAAAGATCTTTCAATTATCAGACCCTTATCTCTTGTTCAGGAACATTATATCCGGGACTTTGCCCGGGAAATGGAATGGACCATTCCGGCTAAGAATTGTCCTTATGAGGGTAAAAGCAGACGAAAGGAAGCCGCGGCTGTTATAGAAAAGATGTGTGAAGGAAAAGACAGCCTGAAGTACAACATGTTTAACTCTCTCCGAAATATCAAAGAGGATCTCCTGCCCCCGGCTTTCTGA
- a CDS encoding metalloregulator ArsR/SmtB family transcription factor: protein MKDLVNKLKALSDGNRFRICMMLLEKPLCVCELLSVLDIAGGTLSNHLKILKNAELIDQRKDGKWIEYYIAGTKAENFVISNAAFLDDKDQVDKDRCSIMCSDRNSCSTRRS, encoded by the coding sequence ATGAAAGATCTTGTGAATAAACTTAAAGCTCTGAGTGATGGTAATCGCTTTAGAATCTGTATGATGCTTCTGGAGAAACCGCTTTGTGTCTGTGAGCTTCTTTCGGTGCTCGACATCGCAGGGGGGACTTTGTCCAACCATCTTAAAATTTTAAAGAATGCTGAGCTGATTGACCAGCGAAAAGACGGAAAGTGGATTGAATATTATATTGCCGGTACCAAGGCTGAGAACTTTGTTATCAGTAATGCCGCCTTCCTTGATGATAAAGATCAGGTGGATAAAGATCGATGCAGTATAATGTGTTCTGATCGCAACAGCTGTTCCACGAGGAGGAGCTGA
- a CDS encoding aminotransferase class IV — protein sequence MAFTLSIYPWVYVGKFDESWSGNFIEQEHLSPEEEAALSGNELEALHNRRNSFPDLPLVNYTSQYGLGCFEGVKALPQKDGGLKVFRPDENAARMSRSMKGLGMPGVDEELCERAILGSVGRNADLGFTVKYDPAWEKDSFLTAGSIYIRPFSWSEPGIGISLSHKPWLVVVNTAVSAYFSGSTFDAVTTDMIRATPRGTGWIKCDANYVIPCLAKNKAVQAGYMEAIFLDAAEHKYIEEGSSCNFFSVLKDGTLVTPGLGDTILPGITRKSIITLAQDRGIKVEERKLALEEVLSDGAESFVSGTAAGITPITSLTHEGNKVVFKNGTPGELTMSLLKELKGIQYGVLEDRHNWMVPVES from the coding sequence ATGGCCTTTACCCTATCAATATACCCATGGGTTTATGTTGGAAAATTTGATGAAAGCTGGTCCGGTAATTTTATTGAACAGGAACACCTTAGCCCGGAAGAAGAAGCTGCCCTCAGTGGCAATGAACTGGAAGCACTCCACAACAGGAGGAATTCCTTTCCTGATCTGCCACTGGTCAACTATACAAGTCAGTACGGACTGGGTTGTTTTGAAGGCGTTAAAGCCTTGCCTCAGAAAGACGGCGGACTCAAGGTTTTCCGCCCTGATGAAAATGCCGCAAGAATGTCACGATCCATGAAAGGTCTTGGCATGCCCGGAGTTGACGAAGAACTCTGCGAGAGAGCCATTCTCGGTTCTGTCGGCCGCAATGCGGACCTTGGATTTACAGTAAAATATGACCCCGCCTGGGAAAAGGATTCTTTCCTGACGGCCGGGTCCATCTATATAAGACCATTCAGCTGGTCAGAACCCGGAATAGGCATAAGCCTCTCCCATAAACCCTGGCTGGTAGTAGTTAATACGGCGGTGTCTGCCTATTTTTCAGGAAGTACTTTCGATGCAGTAACAACGGATATGATCCGGGCGACACCCAGGGGAACTGGTTGGATAAAATGTGATGCCAACTATGTAATCCCCTGTCTGGCCAAAAACAAGGCAGTCCAGGCCGGTTATATGGAAGCCATTTTCCTTGATGCAGCAGAACATAAATACATTGAAGAAGGTTCGTCGTGCAACTTCTTTTCTGTTCTTAAGGATGGAACCCTGGTTACTCCCGGATTGGGAGACACGATTCTCCCCGGAATCACAAGAAAGAGTATTATCACTCTGGCACAAGACCGGGGGATAAAAGTTGAAGAGAGAAAGCTGGCACTGGAAGAAGTTCTTTCAGACGGAGCGGAATCCTTTGTTTCAGGAACAGCTGCAGGAATAACACCTATTACCAGTTTGACCCATGAGGGTAATAAAGTGGTATTTAAAAACGGAACCCCCGGAGAACTTACAATGTCGTTATTGAAAGAGCTCAAGGGTATTCAGTACGGTGTTCTTGAAGACCGCCACAACTGGATGGTTCCTGTAGAATCCTGA
- a CDS encoding mannose-1-phosphate guanylyltransferase encodes MVDHVIIMAGGAGKRLWPASNNSRPKQFMTVQGNDSLFGGTIKRAASLGISGKILVVTHKDHITAALEDSASLPDDIRAKLVLLAESEARNTGPALAYAAAWLKENTEDLDSSVLVLAADHLIEDLAQFKKDVEDASVLASRDNLVVYGIKPDFPSTGYGYIEAGKEEAPGFKVVSFKEKPDLVTAEKFLEAGNYLWNSGMFTYKLSVFEQELLKGTPHMQEPFLPSLKCPEARVENSVTVVMPDAAITALYASLPRESVDYALMEKSSRITMVRSGFDWNDVGCWDIIADLNPKPEQPVFDSSNGSNFVYSDIPVALCGVEDIMVVIKNGKALICKKGESQLVKDAAEALK; translated from the coding sequence ATGGTAGATCATGTCATCATAATGGCCGGCGGAGCCGGTAAAAGATTGTGGCCTGCATCCAATAACAGCAGGCCCAAACAGTTTATGACAGTCCAGGGAAATGACTCTCTTTTTGGTGGAACCATTAAGCGGGCCGCCTCCCTCGGTATAAGCGGAAAAATCCTGGTGGTAACCCATAAAGATCATATTACTGCCGCCCTTGAAGACAGCGCATCACTTCCAGATGATATAAGGGCAAAACTTGTTCTTCTTGCAGAATCTGAAGCTCGTAACACCGGACCTGCTCTGGCCTACGCTGCCGCCTGGCTGAAAGAAAATACCGAAGACCTGGATTCTTCAGTTCTCGTTCTTGCAGCAGATCACCTTATTGAGGATCTTGCTCAGTTTAAAAAGGATGTGGAGGATGCTTCCGTTTTAGCCTCCAGGGATAATCTTGTTGTATATGGTATTAAACCTGATTTTCCATCTACAGGATACGGATATATTGAAGCAGGCAAAGAAGAAGCACCTGGATTCAAGGTTGTCTCATTCAAGGAGAAGCCCGATCTTGTTACTGCCGAGAAATTTCTTGAAGCGGGGAACTATCTTTGGAACTCCGGCATGTTTACCTATAAGTTATCTGTGTTTGAACAGGAGCTTCTGAAAGGAACTCCCCATATGCAGGAACCCTTTCTCCCCTCTTTGAAATGTCCTGAAGCCAGGGTTGAAAATTCTGTCACAGTGGTCATGCCTGATGCTGCAATTACTGCGCTCTATGCATCTCTCCCCAGAGAGTCTGTGGACTATGCACTAATGGAGAAAAGCAGCCGTATCACCATGGTCCGTTCCGGGTTCGACTGGAATGATGTGGGTTGCTGGGACATCATCGCAGATCTGAATCCGAAACCTGAGCAGCCTGTCTTTGACAGCAGTAACGGGAGTAATTTTGTTTACTCCGATATCCCTGTTGCTTTGTGCGGAGTTGAGGATATTATGGTTGTTATTAAAAATGGAAAAGCTCTTATCTGTAAGAAAGGTGAGTCTCAGCTGGTGAAGGATGCCGCAGAAGCTCTTAAATAA
- a CDS encoding GntR family transcriptional regulator, translating into MEFKEKKSIYIQIADFFFDNILKKIWQKEDKIPSVREMAVQLEVNPNTVMRAYAHLQDKGVIYNKRGIGYFVSPQAENEVKAMKKEDFMSNALPEFYKIVKLLDIDFRELAEGYKDFLKKELNNEDKH; encoded by the coding sequence ATGGAATTTAAAGAGAAAAAATCTATTTATATACAGATCGCCGACTTCTTCTTTGATAACATTCTGAAGAAGATCTGGCAGAAGGAAGATAAAATACCTTCCGTCAGAGAGATGGCGGTACAACTGGAAGTGAATCCCAATACAGTCATGAGGGCCTATGCCCACCTGCAGGATAAAGGGGTTATCTATAACAAAAGGGGAATAGGATATTTTGTATCTCCCCAGGCGGAGAATGAGGTGAAAGCCATGAAGAAAGAAGATTTTATGAGTAATGCTCTACCTGAGTTCTACAAGATAGTAAAACTCCTGGATATTGATTTTAGAGAACTGGCCGAGGGATATAAGGATTTCCTGAAAAAGGAGCTGAATAATGAAGACAAGCACTAA
- a CDS encoding BON domain-containing protein produces MPSKADSLKNNILEAVKKNDFPIIMTAVLVSVVKKGSFFSPSLEVQLSGRVDKESDQSTIERIAAEVAGDVPVVSTLRFKS; encoded by the coding sequence ATGCCATCTAAAGCAGATTCACTTAAAAATAATATACTGGAAGCCGTTAAAAAAAATGATTTTCCCATTATAATGACTGCAGTATTAGTTTCCGTTGTAAAAAAAGGATCATTCTTCTCCCCTTCCCTGGAAGTCCAGTTAAGCGGTAGAGTTGATAAAGAAAGTGATCAGTCCACTATTGAACGAATTGCAGCAGAAGTTGCTGGGGATGTTCCTGTAGTAAGTACATTACGCTTCAAGTCCTGA
- a CDS encoding GIN domain-containing protein, with the protein MKTSTKVLGSTLLIITAILSVGIISSRIYLNTVMGSDYKERADIILEENETMVLEVQDFSSIDFIGAWNVKITQGSTYKVEVEGPRNLLGEIELQQTGKQLTVRNDYKGGFGTETFTIRMTIPELEGITIAGGADLSFDGFTGEEMNVTLSGAGRIRAFNSEYKKLNVTCSGAGQLDFTDLISRDADVNLSGAGEVLVNMDGGELSGSISGMGSVKYEGRISNKSIRVSGLGEVSPK; encoded by the coding sequence ATGAAGACAAGCACTAAAGTTCTGGGTTCTACCTTACTGATCATAACTGCAATCCTGTCAGTAGGTATTATCAGTTCCCGCATCTATCTGAATACTGTAATGGGTTCAGATTATAAAGAGAGAGCTGATATCATTCTAGAAGAAAATGAAACAATGGTCCTTGAAGTACAAGACTTCAGCAGCATTGATTTCATAGGAGCCTGGAACGTGAAAATCACTCAAGGTTCAACATATAAGGTCGAAGTTGAAGGTCCCCGGAACCTTTTGGGAGAAATAGAACTTCAGCAGACTGGAAAACAGTTAACTGTCCGTAACGATTACAAGGGAGGATTCGGAACAGAAACCTTCACCATACGTATGACTATTCCAGAGCTTGAGGGTATTACTATTGCCGGTGGAGCGGATCTTTCCTTTGACGGATTTACCGGAGAAGAAATGAATGTAACCCTTTCCGGCGCCGGCAGAATAAGGGCGTTCAACTCCGAATATAAAAAGCTTAATGTCACCTGTTCCGGAGCCGGTCAGCTTGATTTTACCGACCTGATAAGCAGGGATGCCGATGTGAACCTGAGCGGCGCCGGTGAAGTCCTTGTGAATATGGATGGCGGAGAACTGAGCGGCTCAATCAGCGGCATGGGTTCAGTAAAATATGAAGGAAGAATCAGTAATAAATCAATAAGAGTTTCCGGACTGGGAGAAGTCAGTCCAAAATAA
- a CDS encoding thioredoxin family protein has translation MKIEVLGSGCARCKVLEQNTREAVATAGLDAEVVKVEDMQAIMAYQIMATPAIAVDGKVVSTGKLLTAEEIIPLLQ, from the coding sequence ATGAAAATTGAAGTACTGGGATCGGGATGTGCCCGTTGTAAGGTTCTTGAACAGAACACAAGAGAAGCCGTTGCTACTGCCGGTCTGGATGCAGAAGTTGTGAAAGTTGAAGATATGCAGGCCATTATGGCTTACCAGATAATGGCAACTCCTGCCATCGCGGTGGACGGGAAAGTTGTAAGTACAGGAAAACTCCTCACAGCTGAAGAGATTATTCCTCTACTTCAATAA
- a CDS encoding ATP-binding cassette domain-containing protein, whose amino-acid sequence MNPVIEIQNMIFQYGKDPLFNELSLNVNPGLYGLLGKNGAGKSTLLKIISGQLYPHGGSCLTLGDNPADRKPSMLSKMYYLPEDISVPEIKGKNYVDLNAPFYPDFSMKIFDRSLKLFEVPSDKKLNTLSFGQKKKFLIAFALATNCPLILLDEPTNGLDIPSKSQFRQVAASMDLERQAMVISTHQVRDMEMLIDPIIIVEKGKIILNKSMDEILNSYHIEHQTEEPAPGEAVYWEKGLAGYTVVKEGPSDEDKNMDLEFLFNLTIAKGGIS is encoded by the coding sequence ATGAACCCTGTAATTGAGATACAGAATATGATCTTCCAATACGGAAAAGATCCCCTGTTCAATGAACTGAGTCTGAATGTAAACCCCGGACTCTACGGGCTGCTGGGCAAAAACGGTGCCGGTAAGTCCACATTACTCAAAATTATTTCTGGACAGCTCTATCCCCATGGCGGGAGCTGTCTCACCCTGGGAGACAATCCGGCAGATAGAAAGCCCTCAATGCTTTCAAAGATGTACTATCTGCCTGAGGACATATCAGTCCCTGAAATCAAAGGTAAAAATTATGTGGATCTGAATGCTCCCTTTTATCCTGATTTCAGCATGAAGATCTTTGACCGCTCACTGAAACTCTTTGAAGTACCTTCAGACAAAAAACTGAATACTCTCTCCTTCGGTCAGAAGAAGAAATTTCTCATTGCCTTCGCACTGGCAACAAACTGTCCTCTCATCCTTCTGGATGAACCTACAAACGGTCTGGATATTCCTTCCAAGAGTCAGTTTCGTCAGGTTGCCGCCAGTATGGATCTTGAACGCCAGGCCATGGTGATATCCACACATCAGGTCAGGGATATGGAGATGCTGATAGATCCTATCATCATTGTAGAGAAGGGAAAAATTATCCTGAACAAAAGCATGGATGAGATACTGAACAGCTACCACATTGAGCATCAGACTGAAGAGCCTGCGCCGGGAGAAGCGGTTTACTGGGAAAAAGGTCTTGCCGGATACACCGTTGTGAAAGAGGGTCCGTCGGATGAAGATAAAAACATGGATCTCGAATTCCTTTTCAACCTCACCATTGCTAAAGGAGGAATCTCATGA
- the flcA gene encoding periplasmic flagellar collar protein FlcA translates to MPTREEIDRFKQKVNLWGNEPAILEALGETIEDVLPPAPSLEEELNMGELDQDDLSMDDFLSQAGLDAENEEPEDFEDIPGLDDLLDEPPEPVADSLVPDTEIPDTDDFSLPDDLSDFGDLGLDSSEDDQPTEDLIDDSFFGEVGDVEESGTDDSLDGLDSFMEPGSLEEPAGPEELEDLGDDNLEDLEELGDLTADDSLEDLEELGDLTADDSLEDLEELGDLTADDSLEDLEELGDLTADDSLEDLEELGDLPADEGLGDLEELDELSADDDLEELGELGEPSADDGLDDLGGLGDLGDLGDLGDLGDLGDLGDLGDLGDLGDLGDLGDLGSLSKDLPGVDDGFDLGAPGEEFDLSSPEEDIPELGGMEELSMDDDEGDSAQFSLGDFGEEFNFQEGISFDDDMDASLDSLDTLDDTFLMDDTEDLDTEDEDQFQISGGDMDAVQENLRRLPLNLKMAIQDILAEADDLTGVRYKKLVNMLIKGTAPRQINTEFFNITGKKIELPKGYQKLTGREFEKRQSGFFYQFAEKGWPFIRLVAVILVLLGITVYLSFHYLYRPLQAHIYYEQGLEHIDADEYVQAEEYFKKAYFGWNLGRLNIDGWPRKKRFLDYADAYLDRRAYPSAASMYEGLLGEYPAYVSGYLEYGRFLTNKTGEYAHAADVLSMGLDRDMYNYNLMLALGDNYMLWSEEDPERLEDARYQYATALSRYSGSDEIMLRMLSYFLKTEDHGNISILNNIYANKSSIKGDTAFTALVLSDLAGYYIDRDQVSDAKDLLFKAEQINVTVPDVHYQLSRYFNRTYNTDQEKTALQKALYYMDQTQPLSRSRIFKKISIYHRRGEMSYEESNYENAEIEFEAGIRLLEDSQERGLIGTDEKIGELYADMGNLLYEVYNDLGGALNYYNLAETNQYFRGDMSYKMGYIYYDNQRYDQAVLEFESAIKGLDNKRNTQFALANTLVRRQNLFGARNQYVEILRDLKREESSLPYLAPEDILEHRSLVNHFVQVYNNLAYVDFSLAGRSSDPAKQSQALLSLTKAADYADRLDRDPDTMIRTRPEDSLVFQNTMAMIKPIPGTNVHMFDEIPRTPDELLSR, encoded by the coding sequence ATGCCTACACGCGAAGAAATAGACAGATTTAAACAGAAAGTTAATCTCTGGGGAAATGAACCGGCCATCCTGGAAGCACTGGGAGAGACCATAGAAGATGTTCTACCCCCCGCACCGTCGCTTGAGGAAGAGCTGAACATGGGAGAACTGGATCAAGATGATCTGTCCATGGATGACTTTCTGAGCCAGGCTGGTTTGGATGCTGAAAACGAAGAACCCGAAGATTTTGAAGATATACCCGGACTGGATGATCTGCTGGATGAACCACCTGAACCAGTTGCAGATTCACTTGTCCCTGATACAGAAATTCCTGATACAGATGATTTCTCACTCCCCGATGACCTTTCTGATTTTGGTGACCTTGGTCTTGACTCCTCCGAGGATGATCAACCGACTGAAGATCTGATTGATGACAGTTTTTTCGGAGAAGTCGGAGATGTTGAAGAGAGTGGAACTGATGATTCCCTGGACGGACTGGACAGTTTTATGGAACCCGGCAGTCTGGAAGAACCTGCTGGACCTGAAGAGCTTGAGGATCTTGGTGATGACAATCTGGAAGACCTTGAGGAACTCGGTGACCTGACTGCTGATGACAGCCTGGAAGACCTTGAGGAACTCGGTGACCTGACTGCTGATGACAGCCTGGAAGACCTTGAGGAACTCGGTGACCTGACTGCTGATGACAGCCTGGAAGACCTTGAGGAGCTCGGTGACCTGACTGCTGATGACAGCCTGGAAGACCTTGAGGAGCTCGGTGACCTGCCTGCTGATGAAGGTCTGGGAGATCTTGAAGAACTGGATGAACTCTCAGCTGATGATGATCTTGAGGAACTTGGTGAGCTTGGAGAACCTTCTGCCGATGACGGCCTGGATGATCTTGGAGGCTTAGGTGATTTAGGTGATTTAGGTGATTTAGGTGATTTAGGTGATTTAGGTGATTTAGGTGATTTAGGTGATTTAGGTGATTTAGGTGATTTAGGTGATTTAGGTGATTTAGGTAGCCTGTCCAAAGATCTTCCCGGAGTAGATGACGGATTTGATCTGGGAGCCCCGGGAGAAGAGTTTGATCTGAGTTCCCCTGAAGAAGATATACCTGAACTCGGAGGCATGGAAGAACTATCCATGGATGATGATGAAGGTGATTCAGCTCAATTCTCACTTGGTGATTTTGGTGAAGAATTCAATTTTCAGGAAGGCATCAGTTTTGATGATGACATGGATGCGTCTCTGGATAGTCTGGATACCCTGGATGATACCTTTCTTATGGATGATACCGAAGATCTGGATACTGAAGATGAAGATCAGTTCCAGATCAGCGGTGGAGATATGGATGCTGTTCAGGAAAATCTGCGGCGTCTGCCCCTCAATCTAAAAATGGCCATTCAGGATATTCTGGCTGAAGCTGATGACCTGACAGGTGTCCGTTACAAAAAACTCGTAAATATGCTGATCAAGGGAACCGCACCCCGGCAGATCAATACTGAATTTTTTAATATCACCGGAAAGAAGATTGAACTACCTAAAGGCTATCAGAAGCTTACGGGTCGTGAGTTTGAGAAGAGACAGTCAGGTTTCTTCTATCAATTTGCCGAAAAGGGCTGGCCTTTTATCCGTCTTGTAGCGGTTATCCTTGTCCTTCTGGGTATCACGGTTTATCTGAGCTTTCACTATCTTTACAGACCCCTTCAGGCCCATATCTATTATGAACAGGGACTGGAGCACATAGATGCAGACGAATATGTTCAAGCTGAAGAATACTTTAAAAAGGCTTATTTTGGCTGGAATCTGGGACGTTTGAATATTGACGGCTGGCCCAGAAAGAAACGATTTCTTGATTATGCGGATGCTTACCTGGATCGGAGAGCCTATCCTTCGGCAGCTTCAATGTATGAAGGGCTGCTTGGAGAGTATCCTGCATATGTATCCGGTTATCTGGAGTATGGTCGTTTCCTCACCAACAAGACAGGTGAATATGCTCATGCTGCGGATGTTCTGTCCATGGGACTGGACCGGGATATGTATAATTACAACCTAATGCTTGCCCTTGGTGATAATTATATGCTCTGGTCAGAGGAAGATCCTGAAAGACTTGAAGATGCCAGGTATCAGTATGCAACGGCATTGTCCCGTTATAGTGGCAGCGATGAAATAATGCTCAGAATGCTCAGTTATTTTCTGAAAACTGAAGATCATGGAAATATATCAATTCTGAATAATATCTATGCAAATAAAAGCAGTATAAAAGGGGATACTGCTTTTACTGCTTTAGTCCTATCCGATCTGGCTGGATACTATATTGATCGTGACCAGGTCAGTGATGCCAAGGATCTCCTTTTTAAGGCAGAGCAGATTAATGTTACGGTTCCTGATGTTCACTATCAGCTGTCCCGCTACTTCAATAGAACCTATAATACTGATCAGGAAAAGACCGCCCTGCAGAAGGCTCTTTATTATATGGATCAGACTCAGCCTCTAAGCCGCAGCAGAATTTTCAAGAAGATCAGTATATATCATCGCCGTGGTGAGATGAGCTATGAAGAATCTAATTATGAAAATGCTGAGATTGAATTCGAAGCTGGTATTCGCCTGCTGGAAGACAGCCAGGAACGCGGCCTTATAGGTACAGATGAGAAAATCGGTGAACTGTATGCAGATATGGGGAATCTCCTTTATGAAGTCTATAATGACCTGGGCGGTGCCCTGAATTACTATAATCTGGCTGAGACAAATCAGTATTTCAGAGGAGATATGTCTTATAAAATGGGATATATCTATTACGATAATCAGAGATATGATCAGGCTGTTCTTGAGTTTGAATCTGCCATTAAAGGTCTGGATAATAAAAGAAATACTCAGTTTGCCCTGGCAAATACACTTGTACGGCGGCAGAATCTGTTTGGTGCAAGAAATCAGTATGTGGAAATCCTGAGGGATCTTAAACGGGAAGAGAGTTCTCTTCCATACCTGGCTCCCGAGGATATTCTGGAGCACCGTTCTCTGGTGAACCACTTTGTCCAGGTCTATAACAACCTTGCCTATGTTGATTTTTCACTGGCCGGGCGAAGCTCCGATCCTGCCAAACAGAGTCAGGCGCTCCTGTCTCTGACAAAGGCTGCAGACTATGCAGATCGTCTGGATCGAGATCCCGATACAATGATCAGGACCCGTCCGGAGGACAGTCTGGTATTCCAGAATACCATGGCAATGATCAAACCGATTCCAGGGACAAATGTACATATGTTCGATGAAATCCCCAGAACCCCGGATGAACTGCTAAGCCGCTGA
- a CDS encoding permease, translating into MIIFTYLADFLSYTLLGLAADSRLGESVHFFIEDTTKIFALLLIMIYLIAIARAAVDTDRIRNYLQGKHRGIAYVMASIFGAITPFCSCSSIPLFLGFTSARIPLGITMAFLITSPMINEVAVILLGSILGIKFMIVYVITGILAGVLGGFFIDAIGAEKYLSPLGQQAMNLNQDGTAVEKKKLTMKDRHDFAKEELKEIFARIWKWVFIGVGLGALLHGFVPADFISNNLGQGSWWSVPAAVVLGIPLYANASGVIPVAQTLMAKGLPVGTTLAFMMSVVAASFPEFMMLKQVMKPKLLMIFFLMLLVFFTLSGWIFNLIY; encoded by the coding sequence ATGATAATTTTTACATATCTTGCTGATTTTCTTAGCTATACACTCCTTGGATTGGCAGCTGACAGCCGCTTGGGTGAGTCAGTGCATTTCTTTATTGAGGATACAACAAAGATATTCGCACTCCTTCTAATCATGATTTATCTTATAGCCATTGCAAGAGCGGCTGTTGATACCGACAGGATTCGAAATTATCTGCAGGGAAAGCACAGAGGGATAGCCTATGTGATGGCCTCCATATTCGGCGCTATTACCCCTTTCTGTTCCTGTTCAAGTATCCCCCTTTTCCTGGGCTTCACATCGGCCCGGATTCCCCTGGGGATCACTATGGCCTTCCTGATTACATCCCCCATGATCAATGAGGTAGCCGTAATTCTTCTTGGTTCAATACTGGGCATCAAGTTTATGATTGTATATGTTATTACAGGAATCCTGGCCGGAGTTCTCGGCGGATTTTTTATAGATGCAATCGGAGCTGAAAAATATCTCAGCCCTCTTGGTCAGCAGGCTATGAATCTGAATCAGGATGGAACTGCAGTCGAGAAAAAGAAACTGACCATGAAAGACAGACATGATTTTGCCAAAGAGGAGCTCAAAGAGATCTTCGCCAGAATCTGGAAGTGGGTATTTATAGGTGTCGGCCTCGGGGCCCTACTCCATGGTTTCGTTCCTGCAGACTTTATTTCCAACAATCTGGGCCAGGGAAGCTGGTGGTCCGTACCGGCAGCAGTTGTTCTGGGAATACCCCTTTATGCCAATGCAAGCGGAGTCATACCTGTAGCACAGACCCTGATGGCCAAGGGCCTCCCCGTTGGGACAACCCTCGCCTTTATGATGAGCGTTGTGGCTGCAAGTTTCCCGGAGTTCATGATGCTGAAACAGGTCATGAAGCCTAAACTGCTGATGATCTTTTTTCTGATGCTGCTGGTGTTCTTCACCCTGTCAGGATGGATATTCAACCTTATTTACTGA
- a CDS encoding flavodoxin has product MSNKVVVFFSRNGSTRGVAKLLAARLDAELIELKPLKKTGFLRSGYMAVKKKRAELEGDPWQACTEKDLLILGTPVWAGNGTPAINSFLDKADLKGKRVFLFTLQADPGMEKAPAILSYLSRRVETAGGEVSGTLSLHGASPGKTAEEAQYKEIVDSWDIN; this is encoded by the coding sequence ATGAGTAATAAAGTAGTAGTATTTTTTTCCCGAAACGGGAGCACCAGAGGGGTCGCCAAATTATTGGCCGCACGCCTGGATGCTGAATTGATTGAACTGAAACCTTTGAAGAAAACGGGTTTTCTTCGCTCCGGCTATATGGCTGTAAAAAAAAAGAGGGCGGAACTTGAGGGTGACCCCTGGCAGGCGTGTACGGAGAAGGATCTTCTGATCCTCGGAACTCCCGTATGGGCGGGAAATGGAACACCTGCAATAAACAGCTTTCTTGATAAGGCGGATTTAAAGGGTAAGAGGGTTTTTCTTTTTACACTGCAGGCTGATCCCGGAATGGAAAAAGCCCCGGCTATTCTCTCTTATCTGAGCAGACGTGTTGAAACTGCGGGAGGTGAAGTTTCAGGAACTCTGTCACTTCATGGTGCATCCCCCGGCAAAACTGCAGAAGAAGCTCAGTATAAAGAGATAGTTGATAGCTGGGATATTAATTGA